From Vallitalea longa, one genomic window encodes:
- a CDS encoding sugar ABC transporter ATP-binding protein → MSILRTENISKQYPGTLALDNVTSMFDSGKVHALLGKNGSGKSTMVKIFAGAIKATSGSVYLDDEKLDFKNPQEAIDKGIATVYQELSLVPGMNVAENILLGRMPMKGKFIDWKKAYKLTGEILNDLGVDIDPKEMVMNLSMWQCQMIEIVKAMSTNPKVLMLDEPTSSLAQNETDLLFNMIKKLKKKDVIIIYISHRLQELWKIADTCTVLRDGIYINKTIMAETSHEQLIKMMFGDVKIKTRPDDLNVGEKTLLQVKGLTRKGYFEDISFEVKKHEILGIAGMLGSGRTELLRGIFGADKVDSGKIIFEGKEIDAPTPYKMKKAGFALTPEDRKHEGLIQDLSVHTNLCVASLDYISPKHKITKKMEKPFVDKQIKDLEIKVPNVDLPISSLSGGNQQKVVVGNWLNTNPKIMFFDEPSRGIDVNAKQQIFDIIWEQSRKGVSSIMVSSELEELLEVCHRIIIISNGRIIGEVKPEEITVEDLYKRCIGGK, encoded by the coding sequence ATGAGCATATTAAGAACTGAAAACATAAGCAAACAATATCCCGGAACGCTTGCTCTTGATAATGTAACTTCAATGTTTGATAGTGGTAAGGTTCATGCATTATTAGGTAAAAACGGTTCTGGAAAATCTACTATGGTCAAAATTTTTGCTGGTGCTATTAAAGCAACATCTGGAAGTGTATATTTAGATGATGAAAAACTAGATTTTAAGAACCCTCAGGAAGCAATAGATAAAGGTATTGCTACGGTATATCAAGAACTTAGTTTAGTACCAGGCATGAATGTAGCAGAAAACATTTTATTAGGAAGAATGCCAATGAAAGGTAAATTTATAGACTGGAAAAAGGCATATAAATTAACTGGTGAAATCCTTAATGATCTAGGTGTTGACATTGACCCAAAAGAAATGGTTATGAATCTTAGTATGTGGCAATGTCAGATGATTGAAATAGTCAAAGCAATGAGTACTAATCCAAAAGTACTTATGTTAGATGAGCCTACTTCATCTCTTGCTCAAAATGAGACAGATCTATTATTCAATATGATTAAAAAGCTAAAGAAAAAAGATGTAATAATTATTTATATATCTCATAGATTACAAGAATTATGGAAAATAGCAGATACTTGTACGGTTTTAAGAGACGGTATTTATATTAATAAAACAATAATGGCAGAAACATCTCATGAACAACTAATTAAAATGATGTTTGGAGATGTCAAGATAAAAACTAGGCCTGATGATCTTAATGTTGGAGAAAAAACATTACTTCAAGTAAAAGGATTAACAAGAAAAGGGTATTTTGAAGATATCTCTTTTGAAGTTAAAAAACATGAAATACTAGGTATCGCAGGAATGCTTGGTTCTGGTAGAACAGAGCTTTTAAGAGGTATTTTTGGAGCAGATAAAGTTGATTCTGGTAAAATTATTTTTGAAGGTAAAGAAATAGACGCTCCAACACCTTATAAGATGAAAAAAGCTGGTTTTGCTTTAACACCTGAGGATAGAAAACATGAAGGCTTGATTCAAGATTTAAGTGTGCATACGAACTTATGTGTTGCTAGTTTAGATTATATTTCTCCAAAACATAAAATAACTAAAAAAATGGAAAAACCTTTTGTTGATAAACAAATAAAAGATCTGGAAATAAAAGTTCCTAATGTTGATTTACCAATATCATCATTATCAGGAGGTAATCAACAAAAAGTTGTTGTTGGTAACTGGCTTAATACTAATCCAAAGATTATGTTTTTTGATGAACCATCTAGAGGAATTGATGTTAATGCTAAACAACAGATTTTTGATATTATATGGGAACAGTCAAGAAAAGGTGTATCTAGCATAATGGTTTCTTCCGAGTTAGAAGAACTGCTGGAAGTATGTCACAGGATAATAATTATTAGCAATGGGCGAATAATTGGAGAAGTTAAACCTGAAGAAATTACAGTTGAAGACTTATATAAAAGATGCATTGGAGGAAAATAA
- a CDS encoding substrate-binding domain-containing protein — protein sequence MKKKLLCMLVVVLSLFMVACGSKGDTKSNDGSKSDGDSTSDSDNVSNDSKDKEITVAGIVFQEDQFMKLLQMGYQAAGKEYDAKVLVSNTNNDQAKEVELINTYTSQKIDGIAISPLNETSSIQALKTANDKGLAIAVCNTALNDSDFIVGGFTSDNYLLGKQTGLVAAEFIKNHYEEGEEVRVAILQFKSQLPDLSTQRSNGFIDQIKDIPGVVVVADQDAWLQDKAVQAAGDIITAQESQGGVDIIWGANDGGTIGSVMAVKNAGKEGEVFVFGTDAAEQQLSMLRNEDNVLQAVTGQDPYMIGYKTMEVLLKDILGEDTGVDRGNSMVVPGIVLDRNDKEGLDEFASELENHK from the coding sequence ATGAAGAAAAAATTATTATGTATGTTGGTAGTAGTTTTAAGTTTATTTATGGTTGCATGTGGTAGCAAAGGTGACACTAAAAGTAATGATGGTAGTAAAAGCGATGGAGACAGTACAAGTGATAGTGATAATGTATCTAATGATTCAAAAGACAAGGAAATTACAGTTGCTGGTATAGTTTTTCAAGAAGATCAATTCATGAAGTTATTACAAATGGGATATCAAGCAGCAGGAAAAGAATATGATGCAAAAGTTCTTGTTTCCAATACCAACAATGACCAAGCAAAAGAAGTAGAACTAATAAATACATATACTTCCCAAAAAATTGATGGTATTGCAATTTCACCACTTAATGAAACTTCTTCTATTCAAGCTTTAAAAACAGCTAATGATAAAGGGTTAGCGATAGCTGTATGTAATACAGCATTAAATGATTCTGATTTTATAGTTGGAGGTTTTACATCAGATAATTATTTATTAGGTAAGCAAACAGGTCTAGTAGCAGCAGAATTTATTAAAAATCATTATGAAGAAGGGGAAGAAGTTAGAGTAGCTATACTTCAATTCAAATCTCAACTTCCAGATTTATCAACACAACGTTCTAATGGATTTATAGATCAAATAAAAGATATACCAGGTGTTGTTGTGGTGGCAGACCAAGATGCATGGCTTCAAGATAAAGCAGTTCAAGCTGCTGGAGATATTATAACTGCACAAGAATCTCAAGGTGGTGTAGATATTATATGGGGAGCTAATGATGGAGGTACAATAGGTTCTGTTATGGCTGTAAAAAACGCAGGTAAGGAAGGCGAAGTATTCGTATTTGGAACTGATGCAGCAGAACAACAATTATCAATGTTAAGGAATGAAGATAATGTATTACAAGCTGTAACTGGACAAGATCCTTATATGATAGGATATAAGACCATGGAAGTTCTATTAAAAGATATTTTAGGTGAAGATACAGGAGTTGATAGAGGTAACTCAATGGTAGTTCCAGGTATAGTATTAGATAGAAATGATAAAGAAGGTTTAGATGAATTTGCTTCAGAGCTTGAAAATCACAAATAA
- a CDS encoding LacI family DNA-binding transcriptional regulator has product MDKISTIKDVAKMANVSISTVSRVLNGSTPVSRESSEKVYRAVEALDYKPNAMARSLISKKTMTIAVIIPNLSNLFFPELLRGISKAVEKEGYFLIICNTDYNSEKEERYINRMLERRVDGFIIVSTSISNKKLTHLLKGKTSVVFVYSYADFGYNIMEDGIKATYDATKYLIDMGHKKIACVGWRFKGVNVRYMGFIKALEESDVKFRDEYVIDCGYSKEEITNNTIKLLQMKDRPTGVVAFNDDTAIAIMMAAKNMGISIPEELSIIGYDNISISNILLKPLTTISVPIQKMGMEAGEKIIEIIDKGISYSDVYIEKYIPYKLIERESVKVL; this is encoded by the coding sequence ATGGATAAAATTTCAACTATTAAAGATGTTGCAAAAATGGCTAATGTTTCTATAAGTACAGTTTCAAGAGTATTAAATGGAAGCACGCCAGTAAGTAGAGAAAGTTCAGAAAAAGTATATAGAGCAGTAGAAGCACTTGATTATAAACCAAATGCTATGGCACGAAGTCTTATAAGTAAGAAAACAATGACTATAGCTGTAATAATACCTAATTTATCCAACTTGTTTTTCCCAGAACTTTTAAGAGGTATTAGTAAAGCAGTAGAAAAAGAAGGTTATTTTTTAATAATATGCAATACTGATTATAATTCAGAAAAAGAAGAAAGATATATTAACCGAATGCTTGAAAGAAGAGTAGATGGGTTTATTATAGTTAGTACAAGTATAAGTAATAAAAAATTAACACATTTATTAAAAGGTAAAACCAGTGTTGTATTTGTTTATTCATATGCTGATTTTGGATACAATATTATGGAAGATGGTATAAAAGCTACATATGATGCTACCAAATATCTTATTGATATGGGTCATAAAAAAATAGCATGTGTAGGTTGGAGATTTAAAGGTGTTAATGTTAGATATATGGGTTTTATTAAAGCACTTGAAGAGTCTGATGTTAAGTTTAGAGATGAATATGTTATTGATTGTGGTTATAGTAAAGAAGAAATTACTAATAATACTATTAAGCTGTTGCAGATGAAAGATAGACCTACTGGAGTTGTTGCTTTTAATGACGATACAGCTATAGCTATTATGATGGCAGCTAAGAATATGGGAATTAGTATCCCAGAAGAATTATCAATAATCGGATATGATAATATTTCCATTAGTAATATATTATTAAAGCCTCTTACAACTATTTCTGTACCTATTCAAAAGATGGGTATGGAGGCAGGAGAAAAAATTATTGAAATTATTGATAAAGGCATTTCATACAGCGATGTATATATAGAAAAATATATTCCATATAAATTGATTGAAAGAGAATCTGTAAAGGTTCTATAA
- a CDS encoding methyl-accepting chemotaxis protein has protein sequence MKSIKSKMAISISLSILLIISVIIGMVAVSTRDQSIENAYETTKLVGESVAKGVEEELEEGMNIVRTLSNSFEGIRVDGSVDREDINIMLESVIKENPDFTGIWTIWEPNSFDNQDEIYKNTDGCDATGRFVPYFYWSQGKIVKRACTDYDLSDKNDYYSQAKNSENEIILEPFVYEVDGKKLLMTSLVVPIKVNGKVVGATGVDLTLDKLQNVNKDIELYDSGYEVILSNTGIYVAHEDEGLIGTNIFDNDIEHKEEIKENIKIGKYFDTTGKSVINNKDSNKQFVPINIGETKTPWFVETVIPISEITYESDRLIKILIIIGVAGLLILLVISYIIAQRTSTPIKLLSEIIERISNYNLSYDENSKAVKYLERKDEIGTIARAIDKMQKNIIQLVKNISFSSEQLASSSQELTATSQQSATAADEVANTIEEIASGASDQAKDTELAADNINDLGKLIERNQNEIKDLNKFTDDVISLKKQGIENIKDLVEITDLNNNATKQINELVKDTNESATKIYQASQMISSIADQTNLLALNAAIEAARAGESGRGFAVVAEEIRELAEQADEFTGDITNIINDLKLKIDNAVSTMGELMRLADNQNTSVNNTKIKFNGIADAIERTKEAIDVINKSSKIMEDKKITITEITENLSAISQENAAGTEEASASVEEQTASMQEIANASEALAKLAEEMNLGITKFKY, from the coding sequence ATGAAATCAATTAAAAGCAAAATGGCTATTAGTATATCATTAAGTATATTATTAATAATATCTGTAATTATCGGTATGGTGGCAGTGAGTACACGTGATCAGTCTATAGAAAATGCGTATGAGACTACTAAATTAGTTGGTGAGTCTGTTGCAAAAGGAGTAGAAGAAGAATTAGAAGAAGGAATGAATATAGTAAGAACTTTATCTAATAGTTTTGAAGGGATTAGAGTAGATGGATCTGTTGATAGAGAAGATATAAATATTATGTTAGAAAGTGTCATTAAAGAAAATCCTGATTTTACAGGAATATGGACTATATGGGAACCAAATTCATTTGATAATCAGGATGAAATATATAAAAATACTGATGGATGTGATGCAACAGGAAGGTTTGTTCCTTATTTCTATTGGAGTCAAGGAAAAATAGTTAAAAGAGCTTGCACTGATTATGATTTATCAGATAAAAATGATTATTATTCACAAGCAAAAAATTCTGAAAATGAAATTATACTTGAACCATTTGTATATGAAGTAGATGGTAAAAAGTTGTTAATGACGTCTCTTGTGGTTCCAATTAAAGTGAATGGAAAAGTAGTAGGGGCTACTGGTGTTGATTTAACTTTAGATAAATTACAAAATGTGAATAAGGATATTGAATTATATGATTCAGGTTATGAAGTAATATTATCTAATACAGGAATTTATGTTGCTCATGAAGATGAAGGATTAATTGGGACTAATATTTTTGATAATGATATAGAACATAAAGAAGAAATAAAAGAAAATATTAAGATTGGTAAATATTTTGATACTACTGGAAAATCAGTCATAAATAATAAAGATAGTAATAAACAATTTGTTCCTATAAACATAGGAGAAACTAAAACTCCTTGGTTTGTTGAAACAGTTATACCAATTAGTGAAATTACATATGAATCAGATAGATTGATAAAAATACTTATAATAATCGGAGTAGCAGGATTATTAATTCTATTAGTAATTTCATATATAATTGCTCAAAGGACTAGTACACCTATAAAACTTTTATCAGAGATAATTGAAAGGATATCTAATTACAATTTATCTTATGATGAAAATTCAAAAGCGGTAAAATATCTAGAACGAAAAGATGAAATTGGGACAATAGCCAGAGCAATAGATAAAATGCAGAAAAATATAATTCAACTAGTTAAAAATATTTCATTTTCTTCTGAACAATTAGCGTCCTCTTCTCAAGAGTTGACAGCAACTAGCCAACAATCAGCAACTGCTGCAGATGAAGTAGCTAATACAATAGAAGAAATTGCTAGTGGTGCAAGTGATCAAGCGAAAGATACTGAATTGGCAGCGGATAATATAAACGATTTAGGTAAATTAATAGAAAGAAATCAAAATGAAATAAAAGATTTGAATAAATTTACAGATGATGTAATAAGCCTAAAAAAACAAGGAATAGAGAATATTAAGGATTTAGTAGAAATAACTGATCTTAATAATAATGCAACTAAACAAATAAATGAGTTAGTTAAAGATACTAACGAAAGTGCTACAAAAATATATCAAGCAAGTCAGATGATTAGTAGTATTGCGGATCAAACTAATTTATTGGCACTTAATGCTGCTATAGAAGCGGCTAGAGCTGGAGAGTCAGGAAGAGGATTTGCAGTAGTAGCTGAAGAGATTAGAGAATTAGCTGAACAAGCAGATGAATTCACTGGTGATATAACTAACATTATCAATGATTTGAAATTAAAAATAGATAATGCTGTTTCTACGATGGGTGAATTGATGAGATTGGCGGATAATCAGAATACTAGTGTTAATAATACAAAAATTAAGTTCAATGGAATTGCAGATGCAATTGAAAGAACAAAAGAAGCTATAGATGTAATTAATAAATCTTCTAAAATCATGGAAGATAAAAAGATAACTATAACTGAGATTACTGAAAATCTATCAGCAATTTCTCAGGAAAATGCAGCAGGTACAGAAGAAGCATCAGCTTCAGTTGAAGAGCAAACAGCTTCTATGCAAGAAATAGCTAATGCTAGTGAAGCTCTTGCTAAATTAGCTGAAGAAATGAATTTAGGTATCACTAAATTTAAATATTAG
- a CDS encoding class I SAM-dependent methyltransferase, which produces MYNVIDLIEKKVKDGSITNITLSKVRSKDITSFTKVNVKPVKIKEKLLYQFTYHYSKKVTHNNFDYVDTINELTNLMENYFRQGNFYTIDADYQVLISKKGKSKIIKKPPTKKSLELDHNRTKNYILSETKPYDFLIKLGVMNKNGKVLSNRYDKFKQLNRFLEMVSDCIEHLDKTKTINIIDFGCGKSYLTFALYNYLVEQLKLDVNIIGLDLKKDVIEFCNSIAAELNYDKLKFVYGDIKGYEEMDKVDMVVTLHACDTATDDALVKAINWGADVILSVPCCQHELLKQIHNETMKPMEKHGIIKEKLSSLITDSVRGNILEIMGYSVQMLEFIDMEHTPKNILIRAFKKGCYNKTSIDEYNEFKKFWNIQPYIEKAMGDKLLSLLDKS; this is translated from the coding sequence ATGTATAATGTAATTGATTTGATAGAAAAAAAGGTTAAAGATGGTAGTATTACTAATATTACATTAAGTAAAGTTAGATCCAAAGACATTACGAGCTTCACTAAAGTTAACGTCAAACCTGTAAAGATAAAGGAGAAGTTGTTATATCAGTTTACTTATCATTATAGTAAAAAAGTTACTCATAATAATTTTGATTATGTCGATACAATAAATGAACTTACTAATCTTATGGAAAATTATTTTAGGCAAGGTAATTTTTATACCATAGATGCAGATTATCAAGTTCTGATAAGCAAAAAAGGTAAATCTAAGATAATAAAAAAACCACCGACAAAGAAAAGCTTAGAATTAGATCATAATAGAACTAAAAATTATATTCTATCTGAAACTAAACCTTATGATTTTTTAATCAAGCTTGGTGTAATGAATAAGAATGGAAAGGTTTTATCTAATAGATATGATAAATTCAAGCAGTTAAATAGATTTCTTGAAATGGTATCTGATTGCATAGAACATCTAGATAAGACTAAGACCATTAATATCATAGATTTTGGCTGTGGAAAATCATATCTGACTTTTGCTCTTTACAATTATCTTGTAGAACAGCTTAAGTTAGATGTCAATATAATTGGACTTGATTTAAAAAAAGATGTTATAGAATTTTGTAACAGTATTGCCGCTGAGCTCAATTATGATAAATTGAAATTTGTTTATGGTGATATAAAAGGTTATGAAGAAATGGATAAAGTTGATATGGTAGTAACTCTTCATGCTTGTGATACAGCAACTGATGATGCTTTAGTGAAAGCTATAAATTGGGGAGCGGATGTTATTTTATCAGTTCCTTGTTGCCAACATGAACTTTTGAAACAAATTCATAATGAAACTATGAAGCCAATGGAAAAACACGGAATTATTAAAGAAAAATTATCCAGCCTCATAACTGATAGTGTAAGAGGCAATATACTTGAGATTATGGGGTATTCAGTACAAATGTTAGAATTTATTGATATGGAACATACTCCTAAAAATATTCTGATCAGGGCATTCAAAAAAGGGTGTTATAATAAAACAAGTATAGATGAGTATAATGAGTTTAAAAAATTTTGGAACATACAGCCTTATATCGAGAAAGCAATGGGAGATAAATTATTGTCATTATTAGATAAAAGTTAA
- a CDS encoding MFS transporter, giving the protein MDKVNKMPIKHILGYGTAALGYNFVFMLTSTYVNIFFTNVLGISLAAVGIIMLVARIWDGVNDPIMGSLVDKTNTPRGKYRPYLLWGMLPLAITTILLFYSPSLGETGNIIYGAIIYILWGMSYTFANIPYMSMQSTLSFDPDERTKIITLKNIFTVFGIILCSMIVPGIAITKNGVHSEGFFVSGIIGALLVIVCMGITYKSTEKYKFIESKKQDKITIKERVSAVVDNKALILLALSLLILSIQQALIGASNYFFVDVLKRGDVVMIYTLTGSFAMIISMVFMPIVMKLEKKTIMGVGMIIYAVASIVFYIIPDNNIAGFIIFNIIRGIGSGFSMIIIWSMIADSVDYATLKTGKQQGGIVFSTSTFMQKAAGGIGGALINFMLAIIGFVPNAQSQTASAGNGVKLLISIVPAILALIVAILIILKYPLTKAKMKDIQKKLGRA; this is encoded by the coding sequence ATGGACAAAGTAAACAAGATGCCAATAAAGCATATTTTGGGGTATGGGACAGCTGCTTTAGGTTATAATTTTGTATTTATGCTTACTTCTACTTATGTTAATATATTTTTTACTAATGTTTTGGGAATTTCTCTTGCCGCGGTTGGAATTATAATGTTAGTAGCAAGAATCTGGGATGGCGTAAATGATCCAATAATGGGGTCATTGGTTGATAAAACTAATACTCCTCGTGGTAAATATAGACCTTATTTATTATGGGGGATGTTACCATTAGCAATTACAACAATATTATTGTTTTATTCACCTAGTCTTGGTGAAACAGGGAATATAATTTATGGTGCAATAATTTATATATTATGGGGAATGTCATATACTTTTGCAAATATACCATACATGTCTATGCAGTCTACATTATCTTTTGACCCAGATGAAAGAACTAAAATAATTACACTTAAAAATATATTTACAGTATTTGGAATCATTTTATGTTCAATGATTGTTCCAGGAATAGCTATAACAAAAAATGGTGTACATAGTGAGGGCTTTTTTGTTTCAGGAATAATTGGAGCTTTATTAGTTATAGTTTGTATGGGAATTACATATAAATCAACAGAAAAGTATAAATTTATTGAGAGCAAAAAACAAGATAAAATTACAATTAAAGAAAGAGTATCAGCAGTAGTAGATAATAAGGCTTTGATTCTGCTTGCCCTCTCTCTTTTGATATTGTCTATTCAGCAGGCCTTAATAGGTGCTTCTAATTATTTCTTTGTTGATGTACTTAAAAGAGGTGATGTTGTTATGATATATACTCTTACCGGTTCTTTTGCAATGATTATTTCAATGGTGTTTATGCCCATAGTAATGAAATTAGAGAAAAAAACAATTATGGGTGTAGGAATGATAATATATGCTGTAGCATCTATAGTATTTTATATTATTCCTGATAATAATATTGCAGGATTTATTATTTTTAATATTATTAGAGGTATAGGTTCGGGTTTTAGCATGATTATTATTTGGTCTATGATTGCAGATAGTGTAGATTATGCAACACTAAAAACAGGAAAACAACAGGGAGGAATTGTATTTTCTACATCTACATTTATGCAAAAGGCAGCTGGTGGAATAGGTGGTGCACTAATTAATTTTATGTTAGCTATAATTGGTTTTGTTCCTAATGCACAATCACAAACAGCATCAGCAGGTAATGGCGTAAAATTGCTTATTTCTATAGTTCCAGCAATATTAGCTCTAATAGTAGCAATTCTTATTATACTTAAATACCCATTAACAAAGGCAAAGATGAAAGATATTCAAAAAAAACTAGGTCGAGCCTAA